The Deinococcus sp. Leaf326 genomic sequence GGGACGTGTTGAACAGTCGCGGTGACGATGTTGCTCTGTTCGGTGGCGTTCGTGCCCTCGTCGGTGCGGTAGTCGAGGAAGCCGGTGTTGGTGATCGCAGTCCCGGCACGGGTGGTGTTCGAGCTGGGACCAGCGACGGCGCTGGCCTGGGAGAGGCTGAGGGCGCCGAGGAGGAGCAGGGTGGTGGGGGCAAGGGACAGGGTGCGCTTGAACATGGGGAACTCCTGGGGAAGATCTGAGGCAGCCTGGGCTGCCAGGGAGAGGGCGATCAGTTGACGCGGATGTCGTAGGCGACGGTGTACGGGGTATTGACCTGCATGGCGCCGAACGTCACGCGCACCGCGCGGTACTCGCTGGTGGGCGCCGGGACCTGCCGGGTGATGCTGCGGCCGTTCTCAGTGACGATCACGGTCTTGAGGGGTTGCGGGCTGAAGGCCTGGCCGTCGAGGGAGAAGGTGGCGCTCGCGCCTTTGGGGAGTTCCAGCCGTCCGGCGTAAGTGGTGTTCGCGGGGACGGGGAGGGTGGCACGGGGGGTGTTCAGGGGCTTGTCGGTCTGGGCGACGGCGACCTGCCGAAGCGTTTGACCAGGCTGAGCGGTGTCGACCTTTTTCAAGGTGGATTGCCCGGCGACCGTGACGGTCTGGTAGAGCCCGAGATTCAGCGAGGCGGCGGTAGCGCTCAGGCTGGCACTGGCGAGAAGGGCAAGGAGTAGACGAACTGGGTGCATGGAATAACCTCCACCTTTCAGAGTGGAGGCGGTTCTGGTTGCACGTGCTTTAGAGGGGTGTCGTCGGGAGGTCGTACACCGTGACGCGGAGTCCAGCGGAGAGGAGTTCGTCGGCGATCAAGTCCTGGATGACCGTCCACTCCCCCCCGGCGAGGCCGGTCCCGATACGGGGCATGTGGATGCTGGCCTGGTGGCGCTGGGCAAAGTCGCGGACCCGCCCCAGGCCTTCCCGGACGGCGTCATAGCGGATGGGGGGCTCTTGTCGGGTGCGGTCCTTCCGGGCGATGCCGTGCTGTCCGATGAGGTTGGCGACGTGCAGGTCCGGATGGACGGTCACGAACTGGACTTGTCCCAGGGCAAAGGGCAGGGGGTCACGCCCCTGGGCCCAGGCGCGGTACTGCTGCCGGGCGGCGGGATACTGGCTGCCCAGAGCGAGCACGAAGCCCCGGCCCCAGGCGCCCACGTCATTGCAGACGTGGACGATGACCTTCGGGCCTGGACCCGCTGGTCGGGTGGCGTCCCCCTGGATGACCGTCAGGCGGGGGGTCACTCGGCGACCGGCTCGGGCTCGCAGTACGGGCAGGCCCGCCCCTTGACCTGGTTCCCGAGGAGCCAGTGGCCACACGAGAGGCGCAGGGTATCGCCCCAGGATGCCTTCGTCGGACGAATGGACCCGCCTGGGGTGTAGGGCTGGCGGAGGAACGTGCGGACGATCCGTTCGTCCTCCAGCACCTCGGGCAGGTCGAACGCGAGGTGATGAGACGGCTCGGCCCGGAGATCGAAGGGGTGACAGGGGTCGTAGGTGGGCAGGACCTTGCTCACGGAGACGCTGATATTGGGGCCGTCGGCGATCAGATGGCCGAGGTCGAGGTGCATCTCGTCACTGGCGACCCAGGCCTGACCGGCTGGGGTCTGGAGGATGGTGGCGGGCTGGCCAGCGCGTTCGAGACTGCGGGCAAGGAGGAGGGCACTGCTGCGGGTGCCTGGGTTGTAGGGGAAGAGCCGGAGCTCGTCGTGGAGCGTGGTGTGGGTGTTGAGCAAAGCCTCGTAGAACCGGTTGGCGTGGAGGGTGAGTTCGCCCTGACTCCAGCGGGAGGTGGGGGAGGCGGGACGCCAGCGGTGGGTGTGTGCGGTCGCAGTCATAGGGCTCCTTGGGTGGAGAAGGTCTGGATTCAGTGTGTGGGCGGTTCTGGTTGACCGGTGCGCCGTGAACCGCAATGCCCCAGCGCGGAGCTGGGGCAGAGGGGGCTTGTCTCGGTTATTCGGGGAGGGGATCGAGGGCAGCCGTCTCGACCGGCCACAGGCCCAAGGGTTGGAGGTGGTGCGTCTGTCGGGTCAACGCCTGGGAGGATTCGGCGAGCCAGGCGTGCAGCGTGTGATCGATGGATACCAGAGCAATCCAATATTCGCGCCCTAGCGCCACGGCGGTCGTGACGAGGGGCCGCTCCTCGTCGAGCAGGGCCGCGCAACGCACGTTGTCCCGGAGTTGATGCCGAAGGCGCTGCTGGAGCTCGTCGGGCGTGTCGTCTGGGAAGCGGAGGGCCGCCCATCGCCGCTCATCCCACTCCAGACAACTCCACAGCGCTTGACTCACGATGGAGGTCAGGGTGTGACGTTTCCTGGTGCGGTGCAGGAGAGACTCGGTCCACTGGAAGTTGATCTGTTCACCCTGTTTGGTGACGATGACAGGCGCAGTCTCCCCATTCGAGCGGTAGGTGAGGAGTCGGAAGGGGCCAGGATCGCGCTCGATCATCCAGACATCGTGCAAGCTCAGGTGGTGGCCGGGAATGATCTCGGCGAAGCGGCGCTGAAAGTGGAACAGGAGGCGGGGCGAGAGCGCCCGAGTCGTCGCGTAGAGATTGGCCTCGTGCAGCACTTGGGTCTCCCTGACGGGGAAGACGTTCCAATGCTGCGGAGGGAGGGACGAGGGGATCGCCAGATCGTTCTCATCCAGAATCCAGAGGTTGGGGGGCGTCATGTGCCCTTCCTCCATTGCATTGGGGAAGGTGCCGAGCGGGAGACCTGTGGGGGGTTGGGTCATGCTCTCAGTGTGTGGGCGGTTCTGGTTGCCCGGACTTCCGGCACAGGCTGCTGCCCCTTCAGAGGCAGGCCTCGAGGTGCGCGACGAACATCTTCAGGTGCGGCTCGATCTCGTGGCGGGGGAGACCGGCCTTGAGCAGGAGTGCGCTGATGATCTCGGCCCACTGCGCTGCTGGCCGGTGAATGACCCGGGTGGTCTGGATTCGCGCGTAGGAGAGCCGCACCTGCGTTGGCGAAACGCGGCGGCAGGAAAAGGCTTCGAGCACGGGGATGGTGCGAGCGGACGGCGTCTGTCCCAGCGTGAGCTCGGTGGGATGAATGATGGTGAAGACCGGAGGACGCTTGAGGGCCATGGTGGGGCGGAGGTGGGCGCAGTCGTGCAGGAGCCGGGCTTCGATCGCGGGCACGTAGGGCTCGATCTCTGGGCCGTACCCGCGAAAGAGGATCTCGCGGAGTTCTCTGCCGACGCGGGACTGCTGCGGCGGGAGGAAGGGGAGTGCGCCGCCTTGGAGGTGCCCGAGGGAGAGGGTCATACGTCGATGTTCCAGACAGACATCGAGGACGACCGCGCCCTTTTTATTGCGCCGGTATTGGAGGGTGCAGGGGGTGGAGAGTGGGGCGAAGCGTGGGCGGGGAGGAGGAGGCACGATCACGGGCCGCGGCTGCTGCCGGCCCCATTCGGCGAGCCTGCTATAGAGGGGACGATACCGCTGGGCGGCGGCGTGGGCCCAGCGCTGCCGGGGATGACTCCGTTTCAGATACTCGAGGCGCAGGAGAGCGGGCAGGGTGGACGCCCGGCGGGTGACGAGGGCGGCATCGTCGGTGAAGAGGACAGCGGCGTGAATATCGAGGGTGGCGAGCAGTCTCAGGACTTCTTCGAGGGCCCCTTCTTCGGAGGCCTGCGGGGGACCGAGAAAGCCGCCGAGCTCCTGATGGTGGTCGCCCTGGCAGAGGACGGCGCCCCAGGTGGCTCCCCCGTGTGGGAGGGAGCCGCTGTAATCGAAGTGGACAGTGATGGGGAGAGGGAGAGAGACGACGACTCTCGGGGAGGGGGGAGGGGAGAGGGTCATGTGTGGACCGCCCTGGTGGCGGCAGTGTGAACGGGGAGGGGCGTGTCCTCGAGGGTATGGAGGTGGCGCTGTAGGAAAGGAATTTCCTTGTCGTAGCGGTCGAGGTACTGCCGGGCGCGGCTGAGGGGGCTGCTGAGCAATGTACGGCGGAAGTTATTGGCGAACCCGAGTGTGATTTCTGGAGTGAGGGGGATGAATTGGCGGAGTTGATGAATGTGGCGGCATTGGACAGCCGCCAGGATGACGACAGGTTCCCAGCCGACATCCTGAACTAGACGGTAGAGGTGAGGCTTCAGGTGACGGTGGTAATGAAGCAGGCGGTTGATCAGGAAAGGGAAAGCAGGATCGTCCTCAGCTGTTCCTGTGGCTTGAAGGTGGAGTGCTTCCTCCGTGAGGCGTTGCTGCCAGACGAGGCGTTCTTCTTCGGCTTTCTGGAGGGTGGCGCGCACGTGAGCTGGACTTTTGTGACGCACCAGGGAGTCGAGGGTAGCCTTGATCAGTTCGTCCTCCTCGTCGTCAGCGGGCTCGAGGGTGGGCATCGGGTGTCCGGGCGGATACAGATGCAGCAGGGGGTCATGGTCGTGGACGGCAGTAATCAACGGCGGAACTCCTTTGGGGCTGGAGGGAAGCGGAAGGGCATGCGCTGGGGCAGATCAATCACGCTCCAGGGGCCGTTGCCGGCAGAGGACGTGGCCATGTTCCAGGGCGAGCAGGGCGGCCTGTGCGGGGATGAAGAACCCATGGAAGACACGAGACTCTTCCTGAATGCGTTCCCCCGTCTCATGCATCGGGATATCGGGGCAGTACCAGCGGGTCAGGGGAGCCATCGGGACGCGTGGAGCGTCGTTCCAGATCCGGGCGAGCGCGTCAGGACCGTGCTCGTCAAGGACACCCTGGAAGAAGGTGCGGTACTGCGCGGCGTCCCCCCCTACCCAGTGGGCGGGTCTGTGCTTGCGGCCGCGAGGGCGGGGCCAAGCCTGCACGACTTCTGGCAGGTTGGGCGGCCACAGGACCGGGGGAAGACCCGGTGGGTGGAGCAGTGTCTCTTTCTGTCCTTCCGGGCGCTGGGTCATGGAAGGTCCTGAAGGTCCGCGGAGTTGACGAGGTGCAGGTGGGGTTGGAGGTAGGGCGGGGCCAGAAGGATGCCGGCCTGGGTGGGGCGGGCGAATCGCGTCCCTGGGGTGCGCAGGGCCCGTTCGGCGACCGGGAGGAGGCGCTGGATTTCGTCCTGGGGGTCTGTGATGGGGAAATTGTTCGCGAAGACGATCCTAGTGTTGTGGGTGCGGGTGGGCTCATGCTCGTCGACCACCAGGACGAAGTGCCTCACGCGCTCAGGGCGAGCCAGGAGTTCTCCCGCCAGGGCGAGGAGCGTGGGGTAGGCCTGCATCGGGCCCCAGAAGTCTGGCTCACCCTGGGTAACCATGACGATCTGTTCTTTGAGCATCATGGCGAGGCGACAGGTCCAGCGGAGCGTGCCGGCGCGTGGGGGATAGGCGATGGCGTCGTCGTCGGCCACCCAGTCGCAGCCCCCGTCACAGCCCCAACTGGGCGTGCAGCCGCACTTGCGGCAGACGCGTTCTTCCGTGGCTTCCTGTCGGAGGAAGCGGGCGAACTGCTCGACTTCTGCGGCGACGAGACCGATATCCAGGCAGGTGGCGCCGCCCGGGCGGGGCTTGCGGAGCAGTTCGCGCTCGAAGCCGTCGGTGAGGATGAGCTGGTGGCCACTCAGGAGAATCTGCCCGGCATTGTTCGGTCGCGTGGTGATCCAGCCGGTCTGTCCGTCCGGACTGAGCCACAGCTGGTAGAAGGGATGATCCCATTCCACCTGGGCATCGGCGGCCAGGGCATCGGTGAGGGCTTTGAGGTGGCGGCTGGGGTGCTCGCCTTTGACGCGTATGGCGAGTTGGGTGACGTGGCCGCGTTCGTCGTGGGCTTTGACGAGGACGGGGGCATCAGTATCGAGAGCGAGGAGATCATCGAAGGTCATGGGGAGCTCCTTCCTGGGGGCACCGTGGGGGGAGGGCGAAGGACTGGCCGAGCGCCTGGGCAGCCTGGAGGGCGGCTTGAGCGTCAGCGCTGCGTTCGAGGGGGGCACGCTGGAGGGGAGTAAGACAGTCCCGCAGGCTCAGGAGGGTGTGCGCGTTCTCGGCCTCCGAGAATGGCGCGAGGGTGAACAGCGCTCGCTCGTACCGCTGCTCTGGACTCTGGGGTGGGGCAGGGGGCCGCGTCATGACCGTCATCAACAGGCCGGAAAGCCCCAGAATGCCCACAGTGACGGCCTGATCCACCGTTGGGTTGAACATCAGGCGTGGATCTCTCGGATGCCTTCGGTGGGTTCTTCCCCAGCCAGTAGACGTTCCAGACTGGCGTCGAAGTCCTGATGAACCCGGAAGAAGCCCCGGCGGGGGACCTCGATGGCGACCTTGAACACGGCGGGCTCGGTCTTGACGCCGTTCTGGATACCGAGGATGGGCCAGAGGTTCTGGCTGTGAGCAACCCGGCGCATGTTCTTGCCGTGGAGGGTGGCGGTCACGCTGACGCCGCGGGGGGCGTTCATGGCGATGACGGGGATGTCGTCGCGGTAGCCGATCTCGTCACTCAGGAGGGCTTTGGGACCCATGTTGCCGATCGCGCGGGCGAACTTCTCGCCCTGCCACAGGGGGTTGCCCACGGGAACGCGCCGGGCGGCGCCGACGATGGGGTGCTTGTGGTCGCTGTCACCGGCAATCTCATTACTGGTGTCGATGATGACCAGGCCGGAGCCTAGGCGCTCGGCGAGGATGCGGGCGATGTCGCGCAGGAGGGTGGTCTTGCCGGCAGCGGGTGGCCCGATGATGGCAATGCCGTACTCATGGGTCACGGCGTCGTAGAGCACGTCACGCAGGGGCTCAGCAACGCCCATGAGCGCGCGGCCGACGCGGACAGTGATCATGCTGGTGAGCTGGGAGACGTTGGTCTCACGGCTGAGGCGGTGGAGCGTGCCGGGGATGCCGATGCGGCCGTCGCTGCGCCAGCCGCCAGGGACGCCCTGTTGCATGAGGGCATCGATCTGATCGAAGGTGCGGTCGTCGATGTGCAGGGGATAGGTGATGCGCATGTCGGCGAGACGGACGCTCAGGAGGCTGTAGCGGTCGATGATGATCTCGTCGAGCAGGGGCAGGTCGTCTTTGACAATGGCGCGGATCTCTTCGGGCAGGCGCTCCAGGATGGCGGCGTACTCCTGGGGGGTCGTCATGTCGAGGATCATCAGCGGTCCAGCCCGTAGCGTTCTTTGACGAGCTGGGCGATGGCGACCTTGGGGGCGTTCTTCATGGCTTGTGTGGTGAGGGCGACGGCGCGGGTGAGCTTGCTCCCGCCGCTTTTCTCCACGGGACCGAGACCGTCCTGGACTCCAGCGCCGAGGTAGAGGACGCGGTTGTCGACGATAATCAGGGGAGCAGCATTCAGGGTGGCGGCGTAGTAGTTCAGGGCCGCTGGGGGAGTCTGGGCGGCAGCGAGGGCGACACTGAGCAGGTAGCTGCGTTTTTCGAGGTGGGCTTGTCGGGGGGCGATGAGGTAGACGGGGACGCCAGCGTTGGCGGCGTCTTTGAGGGCCTGGGCGATGCGGACGCTGGTGGGGGAGGGGAGGTAGGCGATGATCTGGTTCTGGGCGTTCTTGATCGCGTCGACGACTTGCTGTGCGTGCGCTGTTGCTGAGGTCAGGACCGCGAGGGTGGAGGCCAAAAGAAGACGTCGCATACCTGCATGGTGTGCGACGTTCTGGTTGTCCGGGGCGTGATCAGGCCTCGCGGAGCTTGCTGCGGCGTCGACCTGACCAGTAGGGGCGGGCGTAGCCGAGGGTCTGGTGGTCGAGGTTCAGGGGATTGTCGCGGAGGCCAGCCTGCCGGATCTGGGTGAGGGGGTAGTAGATCGCATCCTCACCGTCTGCGGGTGGGAAGGCGAAGCGCCAGGCCTTGCGTAAGTCGTGCGAGAAGGAGAGCAGATCCTCCCAGGGGAAGACCCTGCCGGCCGCGAACTGAGGGCCGCCACTGGCTTTGAGGTGGCGGTGGATGAGGCGGAGGATGACGCCTCGGTCTCTGACGTGGGCGAGCTGAATCAGAGTGCGGGCGCGGGTGATCTCGCCGGTACTGACGTTGATGTGCTCCCAACGGAGCCGGAGGAGTTCGCCGGCGTTGAAGTTGAAGGCGTAGATGAAGTAGAGAGCAAGCCGGAGGGGCACGTCCTTGGTCTGCTGGAGGAGGACGCTGACTTGCTGGGGGGAACAAGGGACGGCCGGGCGGTACTCGGCGGGAGGGCGGACATAGCGGCGGGTGGGGTTGTCGTCGGTGAGGCCGTGGAGGATGAGGGCTTCGTAGAGGTTACTGAGGGCAGTGAGGCGAGCGAGCTGGGTGTTGATGCTGGCGGGGCCAAGGGAGGTGAGGCGAACGGTGAGGGGTTCACGNTGGAGGATGAGGGCTTCGTAGAGGTTACTGAGGGCAGTGAGGCGAGCGAGCTGGGTGTTGATGCTGGCGGGGCCAAGGGAGGTGAGGCGAACGGTGAGGGGTTCACGGAGCCAGGTGGTGACGTCSTGGGGGGGATGGAGGAGGTCGATCTGGCGGGCTTTGGCGTCGTCGAAGATGGGTCGGAGGCGACTGCGGATTTGGTTGGGGGCTTGGCCGAGGTCAAGGTGGGTGGTGAGGTAATGGAGATNTGGAGGAGGTCGATCTGGCGGGCTTTGGCGTCGTCGAAGATGGGTCGGAGGCGACTGCGGATTTGGTTGGGGGCTTGGCCGAGGTCAAGGTGGGTGGTGAGGTAATGGAGATTGTAGGAGCCGATGGCCTCGCGGAGGAGTTCCATAGGGTCAGTATATTTGGTAAGCCAATTTAGATTGAGGTAACTACTAAGGGCTTTTCCCCGCTCTCTCTGGTGTTTTTTTCCCCAAGCCTATGCCAAGGCAGGAGCGTGGGGAGATCCCTGATAAAAGTGACGTGGGGTTAAAAATCTTCACAGGACGGGGAATTTTCAGTCCTAGGTAAATGTATCTGAAAATTCCTTCTTCTCTAGAGCTCACTTTGCCCGTCCTCAACCCGCTTGATCTCTCCATCCATCGCCTCCACTTCATCGTGGATCCACCCAGGTGTCTCGGGAACCTTATGAGGGGCTTTGAAGGGCAAAGGCGCCTGCTGCTGGTCCACAGTGGGCGCTGCTGCCTTGCCGTCCCCTTCCTCCTGATCGTCGTCCTCGTCCTCCGCCTGGGCAAGGAGATCCAGGAAGGCTTCGGGGTCTTTCAGATCAATCAACACGAAGCGCACCGTACCCACCCGCCGAAAGAGCACCCTGGGTGCCTTCCCAAACAACTCTCGACATACCAGACGCCGGATCCAGACCTCGCCCTCTTCAATCTTCAAGATGGCCTGAGCCTCACGACGACTCTCCTCAGGAACACTGGCACGAGCCTCCGTACCTTCCACCAGCTCTTTGTTTGTTTCCAACCAATATTCCAGAACACCAAACGTCGCACGTCTCTCTAGGCGTCCCCGCACTTCATCGTCCAGAACATCTAAACCACTCGACGTAATTCTGATCTGATCACTAGTTGGTTTTGCCGTCCAACCCCGCATGTAATTGCCTTCAATAAACGCTTTCGGCAAATGCTCCGGCTCGAGATCAGTGATATTCAGATACAACCGGCGCTCAGGCCCCGAAAACCTCATGGGGACATTTGCTTCCAGACAGAGCAACAGCCACTCCTGAAATACCTTCCCTTTCTGCGTCAGTTCGATCTCATCTTCGGCTCGGCCTTGTGCCGTCCCCAAGGCCCCGGAACGTACCAACTCCTGAGTGTAGTCCCCCATGTCCAACCGTTCTGGATTACACAACTGGTACAACATGAACAACCCATTTTTAATCCCTCCTGGGATGTCATCTCCATCTAGAAACTCGTCCTCAATCGCTGGCATGAACACCCGCACTGGGTTCACCCCACGCCCTTTCACGATGGCCTCCATCGGCCGGAAGTGCGGGAACTGCTCCGGCGGCAACAGCGGCACCGCCACCTTCCGGTAGCTCACGCCCTGCCGGGTCGTCTCGTCCATCGAGCTGCCCAGGAACGCCCGCCGCGAGTCCGTCTCCGAGATGTCGTACACGGTCGTCATCCCCAGGTACTTCGAGAAGATTTCCCGCTCCTCGTCCTCGACCGCCAGGGGGAAGAAGATCTTGCGCCCGATCACGTTCGTCGTCAGCGCCTGCGAGTAATCCGTCCCGTACACCACCGCGAGCTGCTTGAGGTTCTGTACCCCAATGTGGTGGGACACGTTGTAGCTTCGCAGTACCCCGAGGGACCGCATCATGTACGGCAGCTGCCCGAAGGACGGAAACTCGTCCATGACATAGGCCACGTGCTTCCTCAGTCGGCCTCCCTGGAACTCGGCTTCCCGCTGCAGCTGCTTGTCGATGTAACGCTTGGTGAGTTGCAAGAGCACCACGCCGTCGCCTTCCATCATGTATTCCTGCTGAATGCCGACGTAGATCATGGTCGTCACGCCCCGGAAGGCCGCCCGGATATCCATGTTCTCGCCTTCTTTGCTCGTCGTCGCACGGGCCACCTTGGGATTGAAGAAAATACGTAGTGCGTTTTTAATCCCCTGCAGCACCGCAGCAACCTCTTGCTTTCCTTGCCCAAAAACGCCTTTAAGATTTTGAACGACTTCGCCCTTTTTATTAATTTTTGTCTCTTTATCAAACCAATTCTGCATTTCTTCAGGCGTGTATTGGGCCATCAACAGAAGCTGCCCAAAGCTCGGGTCATCACTCCGGGCCACCCACAGCAGGAACGCCGCCAGCACCCCACGGTCGCGGTCCCGGTAGTGCTTGCCGGGTTCGGCGCCGTACTCCGGCGGGGGCATGATCGTCGTCGCCATGCTCAACGCCGACGCGTAATCCTCCACCGAATCCAGTAGGGGCAGGCGCTGCGTGTTGTCCGAGAAGGGCGTGAACATCATCACGCGCTTCCCCGCCTTCTTCCAGTAGCCCACCATGTCGAAGAACCCCGAGTCCGTCTGCGGGTACTTCAAGTCGAACACGATGACGTGGAACCCCAGGTGCGCTGCCAGCATCAGCAGCGGCCGGAAGTACCCACGCGTCTTGCCAGCGCCTACCCCGCCAAGGATTAACACGTTCTCGGCCAGGGCCTCCATTCGGACGTACAAGGGAATGGTGTTGCGGTAGTTGATTTCCCCCGTCCGCTCGACACTCATCAGGTGCCCCAGGTACCCGTGTAGGCGATTCGTCGCCCGCTTAGGGTCATCGCCCATGTACTGCTTGAGGCCCTTATCTCCAGACTGAGCCCACCAGGCCGTCCCTGGGTCGCGCACCGCGAACGTCCGCGGCTTGGACTTCAGGGCATACACGACCAACCCGAGACCCGGCGCAATCCAGGTGAGGTGCGGGAAGATCTCTAGCACCCCCTTCTGGAGCACGCCACTACACGCATTGGAGATCAGGCACTGCGCCAGGAGACCGAGCGAGTCCTGCGCCCCCATCG encodes the following:
- a CDS encoding type IV secretory system conjugative DNA transfer family protein produces the protein MTKSPPIAGSVGQANGTRQVPIGWLFLFLLTLTVPLWGLVTSSSTILDLMLAKGWGRAMGAQDSLGLLAQCLISNACSGVLQKGVLEIFPHLTWIAPGLGLVVYALKSKPRTFAVRDPGTAWWAQSGDKGLKQYMGDDPKRATNRLHGYLGHLMSVERTGEINYRNTIPLYVRMEALAENVLILGGVGAGKTRGYFRPLLMLAAHLGFHVIVFDLKYPQTDSGFFDMVGYWKKAGKRVMMFTPFSDNTQRLPLLDSVEDYASALSMATTIMPPPEYGAEPGKHYRDRDRGVLAAFLLWVARSDDPSFGQLLLMAQYTPEEMQNWFDKETKINKKGEVVQNLKGVFGQGKQEVAAVLQGIKNALRIFFNPKVARATTSKEGENMDIRAAFRGVTTMIYVGIQQEYMMEGDGVVLLQLTKRYIDKQLQREAEFQGGRLRKHVAYVMDEFPSFGQLPYMMRSLGVLRSYNVSHHIGVQNLKQLAVVYGTDYSQALTTNVIGRKIFFPLAVEDEEREIFSKYLGMTTVYDISETDSRRAFLGSSMDETTRQGVSYRKVAVPLLPPEQFPHFRPMEAIVKGRGVNPVRVFMPAIEDEFLDGDDIPGGIKNGLFMLYQLCNPERLDMGDYTQELVRSGALGTAQGRAEDEIELTQKGKVFQEWLLLCLEANVPMRFSGPERRLYLNITDLEPEHLPKAFIEGNYMRGWTAKPTSDQIRITSSGLDVLDDEVRGRLERRATFGVLEYWLETNKELVEGTEARASVPEESRREAQAILKIEEGEVWIRRLVCRELFGKAPRVLFRRVGTVRFVLIDLKDPEAFLDLLAQAEDEDDDQEEGDGKAAAPTVDQQQAPLPFKAPHKVPETPGWIHDEVEAMDGEIKRVEDGQSEL
- a CDS encoding macro domain-containing protein, translated to MTPRLTVIQGDATRPAGPGPKVIVHVCNDVGAWGRGFVLALGSQYPAARQQYRAWAQGRDPLPFALGQVQFVTVHPDLHVANLIGQHGIARKDRTRQEPPIRYDAVREGLGRVRDFAQRHQASIHMPRIGTGLAGGEWTVIQDLIADELLSAGLRVTVYDLPTTPL
- a CDS encoding AAA family ATPase; protein product: MTTPQEYAAILERLPEEIRAIVKDDLPLLDEIIIDRYSLLSVRLADMRITYPLHIDDRTFDQIDALMQQGVPGGWRSDGRIGIPGTLHRLSRETNVSQLTSMITVRVGRALMGVAEPLRDVLYDAVTHEYGIAIIGPPAAGKTTLLRDIARILAERLGSGLVIIDTSNEIAGDSDHKHPIVGAARRVPVGNPLWQGEKFARAIGNMGPKALLSDEIGYRDDIPVIAMNAPRGVSVTATLHGKNMRRVAHSQNLWPILGIQNGVKTEPAVFKVAIEVPRRGFFRVHQDFDASLERLLAGEEPTEGIREIHA